From a region of the Mercurialis annua linkage group LG1-X, ddMerAnnu1.2, whole genome shotgun sequence genome:
- the LOC126665471 gene encoding uncharacterized protein LOC126665471, with amino-acid sequence MSTAEMEPLTSGASNRIIPILKTLRTFLVFLQTIFLSLILIILPRRRLPQTAESGIPAGSSSMKRRSLWRLEEEDTLRRRALAEDIDMLTGDLDYRCEWNTFFFFGVRRNSLFCRSWLPVNGHLKGILIIIHGLNEHSGRYAQFAKQLTSCNFGVYAMDWIGHGGSDGLHGYVPSLDHVVADTGAFLEKIKSEHPEVPCFLFGHSTGGAVVLKAATYPRIEDMLEGIVLTSPALRVKPAHPIVGAVAPIFSLLAPRFQFKGANKRGIPVSRDPAALLAKYSDPLVYTGPIRVRTGHEILRISAYLLRNFKSVTVPFFVLHGTADKVTDPLASQDLYNQAASKFKDIRLYDGFLHDLLFEPEREEIGQEIVSWMEKKLGTKSEIAW; translated from the exons ATGTCAACGGCGGAGATGGAGCCGTTAACATCAGGAGCGAGCAATCGCATCATTCCGATTCTTAAAACCCTAAGGACATTTCTTGTTTTTCTCCAAACGATTTTTCtttctctaattttaattattctcCCTCGCCGCCGCCTTCCTCAGACCGCGGAATCGGGGATTCCGGCGGGTTCATCTTCGATGAAGCGGCGGTCGTTGTGGAGGCTTGAAGAGGAGGATACTTTGAGAAGAAGAGCACTTGCTGAGGATATTGATATGTTGACCGGTGACTTGGACTACCGGTGCGAATGGaatacttttttctttttcggtGTTAGACGGAATTCTCTCTTTTGCAGGTCATGGTTGCCCGTCAACGGTCATTTGAA GGGCATTTTGATAATTATTCATGGGCTGAATGAACACAG TGGAAGATATGCTCAGTTTGCTAAGCAACTAACATCTTGCAACTTTGGAGTCTATGCAATGGATTGGATAG GTCATGGTGGGAGTGATGGGTTGCATGGATATGTTCCTTCTCTAGACCATGTTGTTGCAGACACT GGGGCATTCTTGGAAAAGATAAAGTCAGAGCACCCTGAGGTACCCTGCTTCCTTTTCGGTCACTCAACCGGAGGAGCTGTGGTTCTAAAG GCTGCAACATATCCTCGCATAGAGGACATGCTGGAGGGAATTGTACTGACCTCACCAGCTTTACGTGTTAAGCCAGCACATCCTATTGTTGGG GCTGTGGCTCCTATTTTTTCTCTGCTTGCTCCAAGGTTCCAATTTAAAGGAGCCAACAAAAGGGGCATTCCAGTTTCCAGAGATCCGGCCGCACTTCTGGCCAAATACTCTGATCCATTGGTTTATACAGGGCCTATTAGGGTTCGAACTGGCCATGAGATACTGCGTATATCCGCTTACTTGTTGCGTAACTTCAAGTCAGTTACAGTACCGTTCTTTGTTCTCCATGGAACGGCTGATAAAGTGACAGATCCACTAGCATCTCAGGATTTATACAATCAGGCAGCCTCTAAGTTCAAAGACATAAGGCTTTACGACGGATTCTTGCATGATCTCCTCTTTGAGCCCGAACGCGAGGAGATTGGGCAGGAAATCGTGAGCTGGATGGAGAAGAAACTGGGAACCAAATCTGAAATTGCTTGGTAG